TGCTGCCAAGGTTGCAAAGGACGGTGGTGACAGTTGTTCGGTTTTCTAATTTTACATTGATTATTGATATGTGCagcttttattttcactgtCCTTGCTTTAACCAGAAGGAATATGTACATTTCTGTTCCTTGGTGTAGTAACAAGGACTCCGTGAATTCAACCTCTGACTTCATGCTGCACTAACCAACCAGTCTTTGTATACAGAACAGAGTCTGTGTATTTGTAAAAGGTTTTGCAGTTGCAGATACAGAATGTTGGAGTTCTTTAACTTAAACTGCGGGGCTTTCCAAAATCCACCGTGAAAATTAGCGTGAGAAAGAGCAATTACTGGCATGAAAATACAATAACTCATTTATATATGGATATAAATCTATGAAGTTTAAAGTGAGAGGCAGAAAAAAACCCTGgtttctttttacaaaattacatatacacaaatatttattctgaCATTGCTACGCCATTTCCTAAACGATTCACAGAAGAGTTTCCGATATTTTTGTCAGATCGTCATGCAAGTCTGGGGAAGTAACCTGTTTCCTCCAGGTATTGTGCCGAGGTTTGTGGAACTACGTTTTGTAGCGCGCACGTAAATATAGTGTATAACTATTTACACAGGGTATTGTTACAATCAGTTTACTCATCTACAGGAAATCTTGGTCTGCCTACCTTTGAAGAAGATCGGATGTAGTATTTAAAGTATCCgtaaaacaatcaaaagaaatgTGCAAATGGCCtaaattaatatcttttaaatGAGATGTCGCACAAGCTTGCATGGGCGTAGTGCATTGAAAGCTTATCGATGCTAATGATGTTTATCGGTGTTGTGCTGCTTGTTTACTACGAGTGTTGCAATATTTGTAGATGTCCAGTTGGCGTatgtaataaagtaaaaaaaagctCTTTGTTGGTTTTCCTACGTCTTCAATATCGCCCCTCCAGTGGTCACTTTTCACATCACTTagaagttttgtatttttatatctctgtcgctctatctttttctttttttgtctataTTTGGCTCTTTCTCTTAACGtgtgtccgtccgtctgtctgtctgtctgtcagtctcttTCGCTCCCTTTTTCTCTCTAGGGGTGGTTAGCtgcctctttctctgtctgtacTTGGATTGGATATACCCACACCAAAGCAAGAGTCCTTATCCTCCCTGTTTATTCCCAGAAAATCCTACTACTTTTCTCACATCGTTTTAGCGCCTGTCTTCATCTCAGTGGCAGACGAAggtttgctgacgtcacacatggCGATAACCAACTTGCATCGTGACGTCACCTATCTACCCCTCTAACAAACGAATCGCAGACGACGGCACATTGCTAACTGCCTCCACGTCACAGATGAGTTTAGGCAGCTGTGAGCAGACAAAGCACATCAATGGTGACACCGGTTACCACTGCTCCTACTGCAGCGGTTGAACCCGCGGTGTAACCCTGACTTTTCCTGCTCAGACTAGAAGCACATCTTGTCGGCCATCGTTTTCACTGTTCACACGTTTGgtggttttgtttcttcctcaaAATGCAATTTTCAATGGTGTCACCTCTTTCCTTCACTGGAATCCTCTAATGAGTCGTCAGACTGCAACGAATgcaaggcttttttttaaaggttttgcGAGTTCTGCCCCAACtggtagacaaaatgaaacaacacaacaacaaaaaacctcaATTATCGCGTAATGCGGGTTTGAAATCTTAAAACCGACCGCCGGCACATGTGGTGGAAAGCTTGAAGGGACCTTAGCGCCCCATGGAGTAAGACCGAAAGCAAATATCAAGACCATCGTTTCAGTCACGTGTGAGCAGCCATGGAGCCTGTATCCCGCGAAGAATACGAGAACATTACTACCAGTACCAACTCGATGTTAGACAACGTGGACTCCCAGGTAGTCGTCACTTTCGTCGTCATCGCCGTGGGGATCATCGTGCTGGCGGTCTTGGGAAACGTCCTGGAGATCATCGTCGTCTGCAGGTCCTCGCAAATGCGCTCCCTGTCCGATATGTTCGTCCTGAACTTGGCGTGCTGCCACCTGCTACAGGCTACTTTCTGTATGCCCGTCTCATTGTACAACCTCAGCAAAACCTGGGACTGGCAATCCCTCCAGATGTTGTGCTTCCTCTGGGTCATGTCAGTGGCGATCTCCGTGCAGGTGAGTCGCGGCAGACCGCTGTAGACCTCTTGTCTGAAGTAGTCTAGAGAAGGTTAAGAAGCCCGCTAGAACATAGTGACCTTATGTTACTGTAGGTTCAACGTGTCTATCCAGAACAACCAGGATAGAGACAGTGATCCTGCAGACCTACTTACAGGAAGAGGTCGAAAGAGCTGTACATAGTCTGAGGGGAGGAAAGTCGCCAGGCATTGATAAGGTGCCAGCTGTGCTGCTCAACAGGGTTtgggaagaaactacaaaggcccTGACTGTTCTGTGCCAACGAGTCTGTGAACGCAAGGAGTTGCCTAAAGTATGGTTACAGTCACTAATCATACTTCTTccccaaaaaaggaaacagcaaacagagcCAGAACTAAAGAGCCAtaagccttatcagccacccaagcaaagtcatgctcaAAGTCATACAAAACTGCATCAGAACCACCGCAGAACTGCTaccagaagaacaggctggcttcagaccacgAAGAAGCACAGCTTCGCAGATCTTGAACTGTCGTATTCTCATAGAAACGCATCTTGAACATCAACGGGACCTCTGCCAACTTCATTAAATTTagaaaggcatttgacagagtctggcacgatAGGCtattcaacatcgaagaaggcTTGTTTGTCCGCCTGTCAACACAATAGTTCAGTAATGTTCAAACGCCATGTCTTCGTTAAATGGACATTTattctctgttgttgttgtttttttcaggtGTCGGCTTTCTCTCTTTGCCTGATCATACTGGATATCTATTTTGATATCGTCCATCAGAAGTGGTACAGGAACTGGCTCAACACGCCCAAGGTGGTCCTAGCGTTGTGTACAGTGTGGGGAATTCCCCTGGCAGTCAACACGTGGCCTTTAACGCCCAGTAAAGGGTCACAACTGTTTGACATGGAAAACAACCAATGCTCAATTCAGGCCTCGCCGTGGCTTGTTTACAGTTCTGCTACTTTTTACTTCCTCCTGCCAGGTAAGAACAAAAGTCTTCACATCACACTCAGATAGGGGTGGGTAGGTAGCGAATGCCTAGCTTTGTCACCACTGCAAACAAAATTCTTGCTCACTACCAAATCACCACCAGGTGTATCAACTAACCAAACATTCGGCAAATCTTCACAATTAAccattaaaaaaaggagaaaaaaaaaggaaaaacagtcCACGCATGCGTAGCGCAAGGGGGTGGTAAAAAGGCTTCCCAGTTGAGATCTTTTGAGATCAGTTgagaacattttgagtcggttctgaacagaccagatccccctcagcttgcagacatccagccagcagctatagaccttgacatctgcacagacccaccaagcctggaagaagtgacagcagcagtcaagacaatgaagagcggcaaagcaccaggggcagatggaataacagcagagatgttgaaagcagatataaatgtgacagctcccaagctgactgaaatcttcaggcaaatttgggaatcagggcaggtccctgttgcgtggaagacagggctcatcttcaagttacccaagaaaggagatcttggagactgcaataattggaggggcataacacttctttccctcaccagcaaggtcttcagcaagattgttttgtcaagactgacggcaactcttgagaaagacctccgaccacagcaagcaggatttcgccctgggcgatcctgctctgaacacatcttcattctgcgacagattctggagcagagcaacgaatggaacacaccgctgtacatcaatttcatcgacctggagaaggcttttgacagcatccaccgcgagtccttatggaagatcctgagacATTACGgggtccctgcaaaacttgttcaggtcattgcaatgctgtacagcgatttcaaatcccaggttgtctgtgacacggagctcacagaccccttcaacgtcagtaccggggtgaagcagggctgcattctgtcgccgttcctcttcatcctggccatggactggatcatgaagacttccaccaacagtgagaggagagggatcagatggaccatgactatgacagcaacaacagcgctagaagacttagactttgctgatgacattgccctgctgtcacaccgccaccaagacatgcaggaaaaaacaaaggccttctcagaaacagctggaaaccttggcttgaaggtcagcacaaagaaaacgaaaaggatgagagtgaacgccagagtccaagacagcatcaaactaaatggagaagagattgaggaagttgacagtttcacctatcttgggtccaaaatgtcaaacaccggggatgcggaggtggagattcgagcccgactggcgaaagccagccaggccttcgcctcactcaggagcacatggaaggcaaaaaacatcagccagaagatcaagctgagaatcttcaagtcaaatgtgatcagcaccctcctttatggatcagaatcttggaagatgaccaaaaccatcagtaacaagcttgacgtcttccaaaacagatgcctcaggcgcatacttaacatcttttggccaaacaccatcaccaatgaagaactccaccgaagaactgaaaccgagtccatcaccacgcaggttcaacgaaggcgttggcgatggattggacatgtgctccgccagcagacagcagacctttccagagtcgccctacgatggactccagacggccgaagaaaacgaggccgcccaaaggaaacttggagaagaacagtggaaagggagatgaagggaaagggctggacatggggtcacctagagcgggtttcagccgatcgacatcggtggcggactctggttgaggccttatgtgcaacctgatgcacgaagaggaatagatagatagatagttgAGATCTTACCTCGGGGGTGTGTAGCCTGTAAACTCGAAGCTTCTCTAACATGCTTTAATGCTTTAGACCAAGACTTTGTcatattttaattgttaaatcAAACATCCAGAAAAATACCTATTACCTTAGTTTGTTTTCTCCTCCCAAACGTTTGCACTAGATGAAGTTATCAGGCAGGTAAGATAGTGCGAAGGTGTGTGTGAAACTTGCCGTCTTGTTCTTGGCAGGTGTCTGCGTCACAGTTCTTTACCTCTCTGTCTTCTGCTACTTCCGAAAGAGGCTCCAAGCCTGTAAAGTCACCCGAATCGACTACGCCGACTTCTGCCGAATTTTCGACCCGTTTGAGTACAGAACCCTGGTAGTGATAGGCATTCAAGTGTTTGCCTTCGTGGTCCTGTGGACGCCCTTCTGGGTCTACATGTGCCTCTACACTAGCAAGAGCATCACGCCGAACTACTTCACCCGGAAAATCGCGATCTGGATTTGTTACCTGACAACGCTGGTCAGCCCCATGCTCCACATCTTTGGCAACTGGAAGTTCCAGCTCGTGCTGAAGAGGCTCTTTGCATGGAGAAGAGTCACTCGTAACGGACGGTCCGCATCCAGACGGTTGTTCACTTTCGCCGGGTCGTTTCGCAAGGTCTACCCCAGAGCTCCACCATTCACGACTGTCATGTTGGTAGATCCTTATATAAGACAAAACGACGAGGTCAACCCTGTCTGAAATTGCGAAAAAGACTGATGACCCTTTTGTCTTCTTCCACTCTCCATCCAATGTAGTGGTAGTAGTAAAcacttctaaagaaaaaaatctttctgctGCAAAAGACGGTGGGGACAGTTCTTCAGTTTTCTAACTTTAAGTTATTTCAAGTCAACGAACTTCGCAGTCAGAAAGggaaaaacaatcttttaaagCCTTGTGCTTCCTTATGTCCTGATCACGCTATTTACGGTGAAGGGTTGAATATCTTCGTCACCTGCCTTGATAATCGCCACTAATCACAACCGATCGTAAGTGACACTTTATTAATTATGACTTAATGATAGATAACAAATATTAATTGATACACaaagttttagaaaatattttgtaaatactCCACATAACCAACCAGTCTTTGTATACAGAACAGAGTCTGTGTATTTGTAAAAGGTTTCGCAGTTGCAGATACAGAATGCTGGAGTTCCTTAAAATAAACTGTGGGGCTTTCCAAAATTGTCGTGAGAAAAGCAATTACTGGCTTAAAAGTACAATagtatattttgtgtacataaaGTATACATAAAGTTAAAACGAGAGTCGGAGAAAAAcccattttataaaattacatatacacaaaaatttATTCCGACACTATCACATGATTTCTAGTGACGACTACAAAATTTATATTCGAAATCCATTTCTAAAGTTTATCACCAAAAACTCTGTGATCCATCTGATCCGTCGGATTCCCTGACATTGATGGAGATTTATGCAGGTCATGGGTCAAAGTGTTATAAACCATGAAGATTTAATGTACCTTTAGATCCTGCCTTTtatgaggtaaaaaaaaaaaaaagttaatgttgCAGAAGGTATTGTTAAGCAACTAATCAAACACGTTCTCTTGACCATTGTAGTAAGCCGTCTCTAGCTTACAAATTCCCTTCATCTTCtcccttttcctctctttccacCTTTTTCACCGTCTTCACATCTTATCTTTCCCCCTTGTTATCTCTTTTCCACAGTTTCCTCGCGTAGTTTGGGTGCAAGCGAATGTACCCATCTACTTTTCCCATAGCTTGCTCTTACTGAATATTAACTGTAGAGTCCATTCAGCTTTCCCTCACgactaaattaaattttaagtcAGAGATATTTTTCTTGATGTGAAGACTGCTCGAAATCTTTCTCAAAAGTCTGTTTAAATAATGAATTCTTCCTTTTATACTCAGTAAATGAAATctattttcatttacaaaatttgCTCCAGAATTGTACTCAAAATCCTCATCAGTCTGCATTTGAACTTATATGCAGCTctaatcaaaacaattttctcagcAGTCTAAGCTGGTTCTTGAGCTCTGTTGGAACTGGTACTTAGCAAGTGACACTGAGACTTTCTGCAAGCTTCTTGGAACTCTTCCTTTATGAGGCTGACTGACAGGTAACTCAGTactgtcttcttttctctatACTTAAAcccaagtttgtttgtttgtttttgttttgctttgttttgtttttttgtcttttctgcaaGCTCCTCAATGCCATCAGCAGCAGGTAAGGTTTGTCCTCATTTGAATTCCAACTGACGTTTCGTATACACACAGTCTTCATTTGGCATCTTCGCTTTGTATGGGATACTCATGAAATTTAGACTTGCTGTGTCAAGCTCGGTTCTCTATAACTTTTACTGGTGATAGAGGTCTCCATCCATTTCAACGTGAGTAAGAATctgcaataaacaaaaacaacattagATGCTATTAATGAATCTAATTCGGACAGGTatgtgtttttctgtgtgtctgttgtggGGGAggtaataatattttaagagaAAATAGCAAAGAAATAAGGTGATAGAGGATAGAGGAAAACACACTGCTGTGACTCTCTGACCTGGCTGGATGATGGCGTGGGACTATCCCGCTTTGCCGTCGTCCATGATTTCAGTCACATAGGGAGAATGGTAAATGCCGAAGCTGAAGGCAGGCGATGCTGGTCTGCAGGGTTTAATCTGTAACATCATACAATTAGACTGATGAAATCGTGCTGACCTTCAACACGAGACAAATAGCATACctcacaccctctctctctctccttgtctcCATCTCctaatttctcttttcttcatctttttcttctctttcttttatctcctctctttctctcacacacaccctctcccTATCTCCTCactctcctttttctctcttctttctttcttctatttccgCTATTTCTATTTCTTACATCTGGTGAATATGCACCAGGCCCGGGCTTGAGACCTGAGGAGTCTGGCATCTTCGCGCCGGTGGCCATGCTGTAGATGGGAGGACGAAGCTTGTAGACGTCAGGGTTAGTGGTGTTGTACGTCCCGGGTGCGGGCGTCTGTAAGCAAAGCGGCAACACAAATGTCAGGGTAAAATGTAGGGTCAAAGGTTAAATAGAACGAAAGAGGGTGGGTAGTAGTGGATTGGGGGGGGGATTGAAGGTGGGAAAAAATAGTGCTAATATCTGAGACAGCAGTTTCGTTCCATTTCAATAGAAAGACCACAGACCTTCATTTACTTGAAAAGTGTCTATCATCCTTTGCCCTATCATAGCAGTCACCAATCGTAACAAACCCTACCCAAGAAGGGCTTTCACTGCCTTTTTCTATTTCAAACTGGTGGATCTGCCtaacaaacaagaaattttaGAAGCGagtaattaagattttttttttcattagaacTTTGttcaagaagtttaaaaaatcaaaagtagtcttatctgtaaaatttcttgtttgtttataaaaagaatTGGCTGTCTCGACAATTTTATCGTTGAAAAACATCGTCACAACAGATTCTGTTGACTTGTTTTACCACTACCACtaataataattgataataattaataaatataataatgtatCTCAGCCAAAAGCAAACTGTGAGATGAAGAG
The sequence above is a segment of the Pomacea canaliculata isolate SZHN2017 linkage group LG6, ASM307304v1, whole genome shotgun sequence genome. Coding sequences within it:
- the LOC112567062 gene encoding alpha-1B adrenergic receptor-like, which produces MEPVSREEYENITTSTNSMLDNVDSQVVVTFVVIAVGIIVLAVLGNVLEIIVVCRSSQMRSLSDMFVLNLACCHLLQATFCMPVSLYNLSKTWDWQSLQMLCFLWVMSVAISVQVSAFSLCLIILDIYFDIVHQKWYRNWLNTPKVVLALCTVWGIPLAVNTWPLTPSKGSQLFDMENNQCSIQASPWLVYSSATFYFLLPGVCVTVLYLSVFCYFRKRLQACKVTRIDYADFCRIFDPFEYRTLVVIGIQVFAFVVLWTPFWVYMCLYTSKSITPNYFTRKIAIWICYLTTLVSPMLHIFGNWKFQLVLKRLFAWRRVTRNGRSASRRLFTFAGSFRKVYPRAPPFTTVMLVDPYIRQNDEVNPV